A stretch of DNA from Perognathus longimembris pacificus isolate PPM17 chromosome 14, ASM2315922v1, whole genome shotgun sequence:
GATGGCAGCCTCCACACAGTGAAAtactagcctcaaactcaaatATAACATGGGAAAGAGGGAATGCATAGCCAAGAAGCTGGGTTAAGGTAGACAGATGGAAAATTATTAAGACAAGAGCAAATAGATTCTTCTTTAAACCAATAACAGGATAGGGACAGTGAAAGGTCAGATATCAAAGGtggttaaatattaaaaatagaggCACTTGCTAAATTAACCTTAGCAGAAGTCTTTCTAAAACAACTCTATCTCTGGACAATGGACCTTATTTCTCAGGACTTCAAAGTTATATAAGAATACTACAGGGGGCTGgcaatgcagcttagtggtagagtgcttacttagtaTGCATTAAGCCCCAAGTTTGATttttcaataccacataaacagaaaaagctagaaatgatgctatgggtcaagtggtagagtgctagccttgagcaaaagaagttcagggacagtgcccagcaccaggactgacaaaaaaaaaaagaatactacagGAAGAAAAATCAAACTTTAAGAGAcaggaaaaagataaaaactagggctgggaatatgacttgtatacatgaagccctgggttcgattcttcagcacatatatagaaaaagccagaagtggcgctgtggctcaagtggtagagtgctagccttgagcaaaaagaagccagggacaatgctcagtgctcagaccctgggttcaagcaccaggactggaaaaaacaaaacaaaacaaaaaagataaaaataatgaagattatgtgtttatatgggaAGACTATTGTAAAGACACCATTTTCCTCAAAACTGATCAgtgatatttcaaataaaatctcaaataagattttatacatatatatactacatatgtatatatatacacatatatatatatgtgtgtgtatatatatatatatatgtgtgtgtgtatatatatatagctagtcctggggctggaactcagtgcctggagactgaccctgagcttcttttgcttaaggctagagctttaccacttgagccacagggccacttctggctttttctgtttgtgtggtactgaggaatggaacccagggcttcaggcacgctaggcaagcactctaccactaagccacattcccagcatgaatatgaatatttgtgtgtttgtgtgtgttcctCTGAGGAATATATACTCCTAAGCACCTTGGTGGCAAAAGATTCTGAAGAATTTTTCATTGAAGAAAATGGCAATTTCTAGATTataattaaattgtgttttagagAAATcagctgtgtctttttttttcagtttttacaaatattgtttattttaatgaggcTGGTACAGACAGTGTCCATTTAAAACCCATGCCCCAGaccaaaaagtacaaataaaatcaaagggAGCAGTGTTCTGTTGTATATACTTCTTCACCAACAACTTTATTAACTTCTAATGAAAATTAGAACTTTTCTGGGTTCTtctgacaagatttttttttaatcttaaaacacTTTCTCTTCAGTGAAGCCATCTTTGGAGTTAAGCATCACTCTTACCACGTCTGCCAGCTTGATTCCAATCCTGATCTATTCCTCTTCTTTTGGTCCAAACCCTCAGACTTTAAAAAGTAGCTTCAAGTTAAGGAAAGGTCATTTTCCTACAGTTCAGTTCTATGAAAAACTTCCATCTACCACTGAAAGTCATAGTGCAGGAGTGAGGCAATCACATGCTAGAACTTCAGGGCCAAGTCTTGGAAAGTCTTTGTGAACACTCGCATTGGTCGATCTTACCTAAAATTGCAGTCCTGAAAAGTGGCCTCTCTGTGCACATacgtcattttttttaaatgagagggCAATGTGAAGGGGGCTGAGGTTTGATCACCAAAATTCAgcacaatgaaaacaaatgataatGAATAATGAGCACTAGAATTCAAATTAACAGATGTTTTAAAGAGATGGAGTGCCAGTATTCAGTTCCATTTTGAACACCACATTACaaaagaactatttttaaaaataaaaaggattgaggcaaaagaaaaagaaaataaaaagaatatctaaACCGTTGAATGACCCCCCGTTTGTTCCTGATAAACTTCAATCACATCTTCTTCCTCCATTCCCAGTTCTTTTGGAGTATGATTATCAGCAATTCTCTGACCTTCAAAGAAAAACCTGAGTGAATTCATTGGAACTCCCTGTCTTTGACAGTACGATTCTTTGAGTTTCTTGAGATGTGTTGTCATTTTCACTTTGAAGTGAATCTCACTGCTATCCTGTCCAATGACTTTGAGTTTAATGTATTCTCCGTCCTTCTTATCCCCCAAGTCCTCAGTTGAAGGTTTTGCCTCCTGGTCAGACATGGTAGCTGTGGCTTCACCCGGAGGTCTCTGCACAGCAGCGGCTTCGGGCGGACAGGACCTCGCTCCAGGGTTTACAAATCCGTCCAGCTGTGTCTTATTTGCTGAAAGGAATGGTCTCTTCTAGCCAGCTATAGTAAGAAATATAGTTCAACTTACACTGTGAACTGAGAAAATCCACAGATTGGCAATGACAATCTGTATATTATTCGACAAAACCCAATACTTGCCTGGTGGCTCTTCCAGACTTAAAACATCTGACAGAACATTAGAAAgtattaataaatttttaaatgataatctcCCTCTATCCATGTgtttaaatgctttaaaatattcaaCCAGATGGtcactggtagcttacacctataatcctagctactcaagaagctgagatctgagaattatcgTTCAgaactagtccaggcagaaactcttatctccaaataaccagcaaaactccaGTTATTGGAGGAAGTGGAGGCATAACTGAAGAGGTAGAGCATAAACTATTAgccaaaaaaagtcaaacaagagctcaagaccctgagttcaagccccagtactggcatcaaaaacaaatcaatgaaagggctgggaatgtggcttagcggtagagtgcttgcctggcatgcatgaagccctggattggattcctcagtaccacagaaaaggctgtaagtggcactgtggctcaagtggcagagtgctagccttgagcaaaagaagctcagggacagagcccaggccctgagttcaagacccaggactggccaaaaaaaaatcaacaaaaaagttTTCACTCATGTAAGCAGCTCTCACCATGGTAATGTTTGCCTCTTTAACCTCTTCACAGTTTGGATGTATTCACTTTAATTCTCCTGGGGTTGCTGTTTAGTCAAATACTTCAGGGGTTTAGTATAAGAAATActaactttctttattttttcccttcataACCAAAAGAAGTAAAATCTCTGGCAACCAACTGTCTCAACTATGGCTGTTTCATGAGAAACAGGGATAAGGAAGGCCTAAACCAGGTATAAGAAATAAACATTAGTTGCTCCATTAGGATATTGTTCAAGGGAAGTATTGTTCAAGGGAAGTGGCTCAAAAGTGATTGTGAAGGGGAATTCACTGAGGATTGTGTAAGATGGTTCTTCATAGCATAGCTCTTAAATAGCAAAAGTCAAGCATTGACTCTGAATTTTCCTATACATGTGTTGAGAGACAACCAACTGAAGTCTTCAAATCCCCTCTGAAGAAGAGGATTTTTCTGCATAGATAAAATCTTGCAATGATAAAAAGCAATCTTTCCTCTCCATCGAATCTTAATTCTTGTAGCGAATAATTTTCCTGAACTAAATGCTTCAGATAGAAAATCCAAACCTAGGATAGGCATGGTACCcaagaatcccagctactcagtaggtagaGATCAGTAGgatcagtttgaggctagcctaggcaaaagttagcaagactccatctcaacaaaacaagCAGCTGTGCAGGAGGCATAAATAGAAGGCTTTGAGTCCAAGCAGGCCTGGGCAAAAATGGAGTCTCTtcctgaaaagaaacaaaagcaaaggggCTAGGggtaa
This window harbors:
- the LOC125363376 gene encoding small ubiquitin-related modifier 1-like → MSDQEAKPSTEDLGDKKDGEYIKLKVIGQDSSEIHFKVKMTTHLKKLKESYCQRQGVPMNSLRFFFEGQRIADNHTPKELGMEEEDVIEVYQEQTGGHSTV